ACGGCGAACTGGCGCTGCGCGACCGCGCTGGGGAAGTCGCGCTGGGCCTCGTAGATGTTGGCCAGCCGCACGTTCGCCATGTAGTACCCGACGTCCTCGCTGAGCACCTGGCGGAACATCGTGATGGCCTCGCCGGTCTTGCCGTCGGCCTGCAGGATCGTGGCCAGGACGTAGCGGTACTCGTTCTCCTTGAGCGGCACGCGGGAGAACTCCCCCTTCCGCTCCGCCGAATCGGCCCGCGCGTGCTCGCGGGTCAGCAAGGTCCGGAAGTGGGTGGCGGCGATGTCATTCTTGTTCAGGTGCGCGGCCGCGATGCCCTTGTACCACAGCACCGAGGTGGGGATCCGGTCGGCGTACCGGTCGCCGTCGATCTCGCGGATCAGGCTGGCGAAGCGCCCGTGGCACTCCTCATAGTGCCCCTCCTGGCAGTCGGCGAACCCCTGGAAGAACAGCGCCCACGCCTCGCCGAGGTAGTCCCGGGCGTCGCCGAAATCGGGCTTCTTCCACTCGGCGGCGCCGAGGATCCGGAGGTCCACCATCGGGTCGATCAGGAAGGCGTGCCGGTACTCCCGGTCGGACTCCTTGAGGGCGGCCACCTGGTCGGCCGGCACCTCGTCGTTGACGATCTCGTCCCACAGCTTCGGCCGCCGGGCGAACGGGAGGTAGGCCAGCGCCAGGTGCGCCGGCGCGAAGCGCGGCTCGATCCGCACGGAGGTCCGGAGCGCCCGCTCGGCGTCGTCGAAGCGCTTCTCCTGCCAGTAGCCGAGCGCCACGTTGTAGTGCGCCGCGGCGTCGTTGGAGTCGGCCTTGACCCGCTGCTCCAGCTCGGGCAGGCGGACCGAGATCTTGAGCCGCTGCCCGGCGAGCGGCGCGGCGGCCAGCAGCACGGCGAGCGGCAGCAGACGACAGCAAGGCATGCGGATCCTCCGGGTCAGTTGAGCGCCGCGAGCCGGCGGCGGGCTTCGGTCTTCTGGTCATTGAAGCGGCTCGGGGCCAGCGCCAGGAACGTCGTGTAGGCGGCACGGGCCTCCTCCGTGCTGCCCACCTGCTGCGCCACGAACCCCAGCACGTACAGCGCGCGGTGGCTGCGCGGGTTGGCGGCCACCGCCTGGCGGAGCACCCCGTGCGCCTCCACCAGCTCCCCGGCGCGGGCCAGCGACTCGCCCAGGTCGAACAGCAGGGACGGGTCGTCCGGATTGGACGCCACGGCGCGACGGCGCTCCTCGAGCGCCGGGTTGGTTCGATGCTGGTCCTCGTAGATCCGGGCCAGCCGCACGTGCGCGGGGTAGAGCCCCACGTCATCGGTGAGCGCCTGCTGCAGCAGCGTCACCGCCTCGCGGCTCTCCCCCGCCAGGTCCAGGATGCAGGCCAGGGTGTAGCGATAGTGCGTGGCGTCGGTGAAGGCGAGGGTGGCGCCGCCGCCCAGGGCCGCGGTCGCCTCGGCCCGCGCCAGCAGGAGGCGCAGGTTGGCGGTGGCCCGCGGGAAGTCGTTGGTGTGCGCCGCCGCGAGCGCCTCGTACCAGAGGAACCAGCTGCCGAACTTCTCCCGCCGGTCCTGGTCGGTGGCCGCCCCGGCGAGTTCCCGGAAGAAGGCGTAGGCGTTGGCGTACTGCCCGTCCCAGAAGCTCCCGAAGCCGTTCATCAGGTAGGTGTAGACCGCCTCGGCGTTGCCCTTGAGCCCGAAGACCCCGGCGGGCGGGATCATGAGCGCCAGCGGCTTGAGGTCCACCAGCGGGTCGAGCAGGAAGGCCCGGCGGCGGAAGGCAGAGGCCTCCTCCACCCTGGGCTGCCACTCGGCCGGCACCTTCCCCTCCGCCTCCTCGTTCCAGAGCTTGTTGCGCCGCGCGTAGGGCAGGTACGACAGCGCCAGGTAGGCCGCGGCCGTGGCGGGCTCGATGGCGATCGCGCGCCGCAGGTGGAACTCCGCCTCGTCGTAGCGCTTGGCGAGCCAGTAGCCGAGGGCCACCTCGTAGTGGGTCGGGGCGTCGTTGGAGTCCACCCGGGCCCGTTCCACCAGCGCGTTGAGCGGCACCACCATCCGCACCCGCTGGGCGGCGAGCGGCGCGGACAGCAGGGCCAGGGCGAGCAGGCAGCACGGGGTCAGGACGCGCATCGGGACTCCACTCGTCAGGGCAGCCGGGCCAGGCGCTGAGCGCGGGGGTGGCGGCCGGCGGCACCGGCGCAGGATGCGCGGGACAAGGTTGGGACATGGGGAGGGGACTGCTGGGCAGGGAGGCCGCGCACGGCCAGCACTCCCGCGAGGAGCGGGGCGCAGGGGATCCAGCGCAGTGCTGCAATCGGTACGGCCATCGGGGCGGCCAGGTCCGGATGGGATGGCCTCAGTATGCCGCCGAGGGGTGCGGGGCGCCAGTCGGGGCTACGGCGCCTGGTACACCACCCGGCCCCCGGCCACCGTGGCCCGCACCGTGGCCTGGTCCAGCGTCTCGGGTGCGATGGTGAGCAGGTCATGGTCGAGCAGCACCAGGTCGGCGCGGTACCCCGGCGCGAGCTTCCCGCGGGTGCCCTCCGCGAACACCGCCCAGGCGTTCTCGCTGGTGTAGGCGCGCAGCGCCTCCTCCACCGTGATCCTCTGCTCCGGCAGCCAGCCGCCGGGGTTCCTGCCGTCGAGCGTCCGCCGGGTCACCGCGGCCCAGATCCCGAGCAGCGGGTCGATCGGGGCCACGGTCCAGTCGGAGCCGAAGACCAGGTGGGCCTTCGCGTCGAGCAGGGAGCGGAACACGTAGCTGTCGCCCACCCGGTCGCCGAGGCGCTTGCCCGCCCAGCGGCCGTCGTCGGCGGCGTGATAGGGCTGCATCGACGCCACCACGCCCTGCGCGGCCATGCGCTCCACCTCGGCCTGGCGGAGGTGCTGCGCATGCTCGATCCGGAAGCGGCGGTCGCGGGGGCCGTGGGCCTGCGCCACGCTGTCGAAGATGTCGAGGACGAGCGCGTTGGCCCGCTCGCCGATGGCGTGCACCACCACCTGCAGGCCGGCCGAGTCGGCGCCGCCGATCTGGGCCCGGAGCGACTCCTCCGGCGTCACCAGCAGGCCGCTGGTGGACGGGTCATCGGCGTAGGGCTCGAAGAAGAGCGCGGTGGTCGAGCCGAGCGAGCCGTCCACGAAGCCCTTCACGCCGGCCAGCCGGATCCAGTCGTCGCCCGGGCCGCGCGCGGCCACTGTGTCGGCCACGCGGCGCCAGCCCGCCAGCCCCGGAAAGAGCGTCACGCGCAGGGTGAGGGCCCCGCGCTCCCGGGCCCGGAGCAGCCCCGCGAACTGGCCCCACCCCGCGCTCACCGATGCCACCGCCGTGACCCCGCGCGAGGCGGCGTGCTGCATCGCCCGGCCGAGGGCGGCGTCGACCTGCGCCTCGCTGGGCTCGGGCACCACGCCGAAGACAGGGCTCATCGCCTCGTCCTTGAGCACGCCGGTGGGCTCGCCGCGCCGGTCGCGCACGATCGTGCCGCCGGGGATGTCCTTCGTTCCCCTGGCGATGCCCGCCGCCTTGAGCGCCAGGCTGTTGGCCAGTCCCATGTGGCCGTCCAGCCGCGACACGAACACCGGGTTGTTCGGGGTAACCGAGTCGATCCACTCCTTCCGGGGCAGCGGCGTGCCGGGCCACTTCTCGTGATCCCAGTCGCCGCCCAGGATCCACTCGCCCGGCCGGCGCTCCAGCGCGAACGCCTGGAGCCGGCGGGTGAACTCCTCGGGGCTGCTCGCGTCGCGCAGGTCCACGCTGGCCAGCTGGAAGCCGCCATCGAGGAAGTGGACGTGGTCATCCATGAAGCCGGGCACCACGAGGCCGCCGGGGTTATGGAGCACCCGGGTGCTGTCCCCCACCAGGCGCGCCACGGTAGCGCTGTCGCCGACGGCGACCACGGTATCGCCCCGGGTCGCCACCGCGGCGGCGAGCGGATGGGCGGAATCCCCGGTCCACACCTTCCCGAAGACCACGAGGTCGGCGGGCGGGGTGCCCGGGGCGCAGGCGGCGGCCAGCAGGAGGAGGAGCGTGACACCGGGGCGGCGGAGCATGGGCAGGACCCTCAGGCGCGGGGGCGCGGGTTGGCAAGCAGGTCGCGGATATCCATCAGGACCTCGAGCATCAGCTGGTCGCGGAGGTACCCGGCATCGAGCTCCTCCATGCGGCGGGCCTGCTGGTCGGCCCGAGCGCGCTCATACTGCTCGCGGTAGGCCGTTTCGAGGTTGGCGAGGATCTGGTCTCGGGAGCGCATGGGCAGGGGGCGGCTCGGCGGCTCGGCGGCTCGGCGGCTCGGCCGTGGAGGTTAGCGTGACGTGCGGTGGGGTGTAGCTTACAGCAACCTTTCCCCCGCTGCCACCATGCGCCTGCCCCTCCTGCTCCTCCTGCCGGTCGTCCTCGCCGGCGGCCTCGCCGCCCAGAAGCCGCGCGCCCGGGCCCTGGGCATCCCCTTCACCGGTACCCCCGGTCCGCTCAACGCCATCACCGACGTGGCGGGGGTGGAGGTGGGCCAGGTCACGCTGATCCGCGGGGAGGGCCGCCTGCGGGTGGGCAACGGCCCGGTGCGCACCGGCGTGACGGCGGTGCTGCCGCGCGGCAAGTCGAGCGTCCCGGTCATGGCGGCCTGGTGGACCCTCAACGGCAACGGCGAGATGACCGGCACCACCTGGCTCGAGGAATCGGGCTTCCTGTGGGGCCCGGTGATGATCACCAACACCCTGAGCGTGGGCGTGGTCCGCGACGCGGTGATCAGCTGGGCGGTGGCGCGGAGCTACGACGACTTCCTGTGGGCCCTGCCGGTGGTGGCCGAGACCTACGATGGCGGCCTCAACGACATCAAGGGGATGCACGTCACCCGCGAGCACGCGTTCCAGGCGCTCGATGGCGCCACCACCGGCCCGGTGGCCGAGGGCAACGTGGGCGGCGGCACCGGGATGGTGTGCCACCAGTTCAAGGGCGGCATCGGCACGTCCTCCCGCCGCTTCACGGTGCTCGAGGGCGGGTACACCGTCGGCGTGCTGGTGCAGTGCAACTACGGCGGGCGGCGCCGGCTCTCGATCGCCGGGGTGCCGGTGGGCCCGGAGATCCAGGGGTTCGAGCCCTGCCTCACCCTGCCCGACCCGGCGGAATCCTGGCTGCGCGAGGTGCCGCGCTGCGGCGCAGCGCGGGGCGACGGCCCGGCCGCCACCGTCCGGGAGGAGCTCGGTTCGATCATCGTGGTGCTCGCCACCGACGCGCCGCTGCTGCCGCACCAGCTCAAGCGGGTGGCGCGGCGGATCGCGCTCGGCATCGGCCGCATGGGCGGCATCGGCGGCGATTCCTCAGGCGACATCTTCATCGCCTTCTCCACGGCCAACGCGGCCGCGGGCGGCGTCGACTCCCTGGCGACGGCGCGCTTCATTCCCAACGACGCCATCAACCCCGTCTTCGAGGCGGCGGTGGACGCCACCGAGGAGGCGATCGTCAACGCCATGGTGGCGGCCGAGACGATGACCGGCAGCGACGGCTTCCGGGTGCACGCCCTCCCCACCGACCAGGTGCTGGCACTGCTGCGCCGCGCCGGGCGGATCCGGTGACCGCACCCGCCACCCCCCGCCCCGCCGCGCTCATCACCGGCGCCTCGGGGGGCATCGGGCTCGAGCTGGCGCGGCTCTGCGCCAAGGACGGGCACGACGTGGTCCTGGTGGCGCGGACCGCCGAGAAGCTCGAGGAGGCCGCGAAGTACCTCGCCGGGATGTACGGCGTCCGGGCCGAGGTGATCGTGGCCGACCTGCGCGACGCCGAGGCGCCGGTGGCCATCATGGAGGAGGTGGGCCGCCGGGGCCTGGTGGTGGACGTGCTGGTGAACAACGCCGGCGTGGGCCTCTGGGGGCTCTTCGGCCGGCAGGACATGCAGCAGGTGCTCGACCTGATCCAGCTCAACCTGACCAGCCTCACCCACCTGACCCGGCTGGCGCTCCCCGGGATGGTGAGCCGCCATCGCGGCCGGGTGCTCAACGTGGCCTCGGCGGGCGGCTTTGCCCCGGGACCGCTCATGGCGGTGTACTTTGCCACCAAGTCGTACGTCATTCACTTCTCCGAGGCCATCCACAACGAGCTGCGGGGCACCGGGGTGACGGTCACCGCGCTCTGCCCCGGCCCCGTGGCCACGGGGTTCGGCGAGGCCGCCGGGATGCAGGGCGTCAACCTGCAGGCCCTGCCCGGCGCGCTCGACGCCGCCGCCGTGGCCCGCGCCGGGTACCGCGCCATGCGGCGCGGGCGCCCGGTGGTGATTCCCGGCCTGGTCATGCAGCTCACCATCCTCGCCGGCAGGCTGTCGCCGCGGTGGCTGGTCACCCATCTCACCCGCTGGTTCCAGGAACGGAAGGGCACGTGACGCTGTCCGGCAGGAAGGTCCTCATCTTCGCGGCGAGCCACTACGAGGAGCTCGAGCTCTGGTACCCCAAGATCCGGCTGGAAGAGGAAGGGGTCACCACCGTGGTGGCGGGCGTCGGGGAGAAGACCTGCCTCGGCAAGCGTGGCGCGTACCCGGTGACTGTCGACGCCCACGTCGACGAGCTGAGCAGCCGGGAGTTCGACGGCCTCATCATCCCCGGCGGCTACGCTCCCGACATCCTGCGGCGGCACGCCAAGGTCCTGAGCCTCACCCGGGAGATCTTCGCGGCCGGTGAGCCCGTCGGCTTCATCTGCCACGCGGGGTGGGTGCCCATCTCGGCCGGCATCGTGCGCGGTCGCCGCGGCACCAGCGTCGGCGCCATCCGCGACGACCTGGTCAACGCCGGCATGACCTGGGAGGACGCCCCCGTGGTGGTCGACGGCAACCTGATCTCCTCCCGCACCCCGGCCGACCTGGGCCACTTCATGCGCGCCTTCCTCACGGCGCTCCGCGCCCAGCACTGACCCAGCACCACCTTCCGCCCCGGACCCCGATGCCGCTCACCGACCACCAGCGCCGCGTGGACGCCTGGATCAGCCAGTTCGAGGAGGGGTACTTCCACCCCCTCACCAACCTCTGCCGCCTGACGGAAGAGGTGGGCGAGCTGGCCCGGGAGGTGAACCACCGCTTCGGCCAGAAGACCAAGAAGGCCGACGAGGCGCCGGGCGACCTGGCCATGGAGATGGCCGACATCCTGTTCGTGCTCATCTGCATGGCCAACCGCGAGGGGATTGACCTCGAGGCGGCCTTCGGCCGCATGATGGCCAAGGTGGAGCAGCGCGACACCACCCGCTGGACCCGGAAGGGCGGCCACCCCGCCCCGGCCCAGGAGTAGCCCGCGATGGACCCGCTCGCACAACGCCTCGCCGCCGCGCTCGGCGACCGCTACCGGATCGAGGGCCAGGCCGGCCAGGGGGGCATGGCCACCGTCTATCGCGCCCGGGACCTCAAGCACGACCGCGCCGTGGCCATCAAGGTGCTGCGGGCCGAGCTCTCTGCCGCCATCGGCGGGCCGCGCTTCCTGCAGGAGATCGAGGTCTCCGCCCGGCTGCAGCACCCCCACATCGTCCCGCTCTACGATTCGGGCGAGGCGGACGGCATCCTCTACTACGTGATGCCCTTCGTCGAGGGCGAATCGCTGCGCGACCGGCTCACCCGGGAGCGGCGCCTCCCCTTCGCCGAGGCGGTGACCCTGGCGCGCGAGACGGCGAGCGCCCTGGCCTACGCCCACCAGCGCGGCATCGTCCACCGCGACATCAAGCCCGAGAACATCATGCTCTCCGGCGGGCACGCGGTGGTGGCCGACTTCGGCATCGCCCGCGCGCTCAGCGCCGCCCAGCAGGGGGGCGGCGGCAACCTGACCGGCATCGGCTTCGCTATCGGCACCCCCGCGTACATGAGTCCCGAGCAGGCCACGGCCAGCGAGGTGGACGGCCGCAGCGACCAGTACGCCCTGGCCTGCGTGTTCTACGAGATGGTGACCGGCGCCATGCCCTTCGCCGGCCAGACGGTGCAGGCCGTCCTGGCCAAGAGCCTGACCGGGCCCCGGCCGAAGCTCAGCAAGGTGAACCGCGAGGCCCCGGCCGACGCCGACGCCCCGGTGGCGCGCGCCCTCGACGCCGACCCCGCGAAGCGCTTCGACTCCGTCACCAGCTTCGCCGCCGCGCTCGAGCAGGCGGCGGGCGGCGGCGCGGGGGGCATGGCCGAGCGTCGGCGCCTCCGCCGCCTGGTGGTGGGGCTGCCGCTGGCGGTGGCGGCGGTGGCGGCCGTGGCCTGGTTCTTCGTGCCCCGCGGGGGCGTGGTGGTGGAGGGGGCGGAACGGATCGCGGTGCTGCCGTTCCACGCCTCCGGCGCCGGCGTGGAGCTGATGGGCGAGGGCATGGTGGACCTGCTCACCACCAACCTGAACGCGGTCGGTGGCATCCAGGCCGCGGAGCCTCGGGCCGTGCTGGCCGCCTGGCGGAAGCGCGGGACCGACGCCTCCGACCTCGAGGGCGCGCTCGCCGTAGGGCGCAGCGTGAAGGCCCAGGCCGTGATCCTCGGCAGCATCGTGGCCACTGGCGCCCAGGTGCGCCTCAGCGCCGACCTGTACGGGTCCGGCGGGAAGAGCCTCGCCCGCGCCCAGGTGGATGGCTCCAGCGACAGCGTGCTCGCCCTCGTCGACAGCCTGAGCCTGCGCCTGGTGCGCGAGATCTGGCGCTCCAACGAGCCGGTGCCCTCGGTCCGGGTCAGCGGGCTCACCACCGGCTCCCTCGCCGCCATGCGGGAATACCTCGCCGGCGAGCAGCACTACCGGCGCTCCGCCTGGGATTCCGCGGCGGCGGCCTTCCGCCGCGCCATCGAGCAGGACTCGACCTTCGCGCTGGCCCACTACCGGCTCGCCGCCACCCTCGGCTGGTCGGGCGGGATCGGGGTGGCGGCCGGGCTCGAGGCCAGCGACGCCGCGCGCCGCTTCGGCAACCGCCTCCCCCCGCGCGAGCACTCCCTGGTCATCGCCTACAACCTGTTCTCCCACCAGCGGCTGGAAGCCATCGATTCCGCCCGGGCCTACGTCGCCAAGTACCCCGATGACGTCGACGGCTGGTTCCTCCTCGGCGAGACGCAGTTCCACTCCCGCCAGCTCGTCGGGTACAGCCCCGACCAGCTGCGGGCCCCGTTCGACAGCGTGCTGGCCCGCGACTCCTCGCTCACCCCGGCGTCCATCCACCTGGTGGAGACGGCGCTCTCCACCCGCGACCGCCCGCGCTACGAGACCTACCTGCGGGTGCTCCAGAGCTCGGACAATGCGGTGGAGAACCAGGCCTATGCGGGAGCCGGCCGCCTGGTGTTCGGGGATGGCCTGGTGGACAGCGCCACCGCGCGCGCCATGCTGCGCTATGCCGCAAGCATCGGGGCCGCCCAGCTCAGCATCCAGCAGGGCGACCCTTCCTCGGACAGCCTGCTGGCCCGGTTCGAGTCCATACGGCAGTTCGTGTCGGTCAGCGGGCTCGGGATGGTCCAGTACTACACCGGCCGGGGATTGCTCCGCGCCAGCCTGGGCCAGCTCGCGGCGGCACGGGCGGACTTCGACACCGTCCGGACCACCAACCAGGACCAGGCGTACGGCATCCTGCTCTTCCCGCTGCTGCAGGGCTTTGCCCCCGCAGACTACGCTCCCGAGGTGCGGCAGCGCATGCTGGCCGCGCCGCGCCAGAACCCGTTCCAGGTGTACTACCAGGCGGCGGTCGCGCTCAACCTGGGCGAGCGGACCGAGGGGACCCGGCTGCTCGACAGCCTCCTGGCGCACCGCGATCCGAAGATGCCGCCGAAGATCTACGACGTGCTGCGGGCCACGCGGGGATGGGCGGCCATGATGGCGGGGGACACCGTCGGCGGCCTCGCGACGATGCGGAGCGCCCTCGAGGACGTGGGCGCCGGATGGAACAGCTTCATGACCGCCCCGCTGCGGCTGCAGATGGCCGCCGCCATGGCGCTCCGGCCCGAGACGCGCGACGCGGGGCGTCGCCTGCTCCGCCACGGCTTCGTCACCGATCTCGGCCTCGCGCCGCTCGCCACGTACGCGCTGGGGCGCGCCGAAGAGGCCGCCGGCAACCGCCCGGCGGCGGCCGAGGCATACGCCCAGTTCCTGGCGATGTGGGACAAGGCCGACCCGGCGCTCGCGCCCCGGGTGGCAGAGGTGAAGGACGCGTTGTCGCGGGTGACGGGCGAGCCGAAGTAGGCCGGCGCTACTCCCAGTCGGCCGGGGCGCTCTGGAGCTCGGCCAGCAGCACCCGGTAACTCTCGTGACGGCCGGGATCGATGGCGCCGGCCGCCACCGCGCCAAGGACCGCGCACCCCGGCTCGTGGGTGTGGCTGCAGTCGGCGTACTTGCACCCGTCCACCCGGGGGCGGAACTCGGGGAAGCAGTGCGCCAGGTCGCGCGGCGCGAGCCCCCACAGCCCCACCTCGCTGAACCCCGGCGTGTCCACCAGGAAGCCGCCCGCCTCGAGCGGCACCATCACCGCGCTTACCGTGGTGTTCTTGCCCCGGCGGATGCGCTCGCTGATCTCCCCGGTCCGCAGCCCGAGCCCCGGCTCGAGCGCATTGAGCAGGCTCGACTTCCCCGCCCCGCTCGGCCCCGTCACCACGCTGACGCGGCCAGCGAGGGCGGCGCGCAGCGCCTCGAGACCCTCGCCGGTCCGCACGCTGGTGCGGAAGACCCGGTACCCCGCGCCCTCCAGCCGCGT
The Gemmatimonadota bacterium DNA segment above includes these coding regions:
- a CDS encoding tetratricopeptide repeat protein, which gives rise to MPCCRLLPLAVLLAAAPLAGQRLKISVRLPELEQRVKADSNDAAAHYNVALGYWQEKRFDDAERALRTSVRIEPRFAPAHLALAYLPFARRPKLWDEIVNDEVPADQVAALKESDREYRHAFLIDPMVDLRILGAAEWKKPDFGDARDYLGEAWALFFQGFADCQEGHYEECHGRFASLIREIDGDRYADRIPTSVLWYKGIAAAHLNKNDIAATHFRTLLTREHARADSAERKGEFSRVPLKENEYRYVLATILQADGKTGEAITMFRQVLSEDVGYYMANVRLANIYEAQRDFPSAVAQRQFAVNINPDDASLLLDLGVTLGKAGMMPEAEAKLQAAVDANPRDTRAWYWLGVAQQAEGKRAEAKATFERFVALAPSRYGPQIAMARERLAQLQ
- a CDS encoding tetratricopeptide repeat protein: MRVLTPCCLLALALLSAPLAAQRVRMVVPLNALVERARVDSNDAPTHYEVALGYWLAKRYDEAEFHLRRAIAIEPATAAAYLALSYLPYARRNKLWNEEAEGKVPAEWQPRVEEASAFRRRAFLLDPLVDLKPLALMIPPAGVFGLKGNAEAVYTYLMNGFGSFWDGQYANAYAFFRELAGAATDQDRREKFGSWFLWYEALAAAHTNDFPRATANLRLLLARAEATAALGGGATLAFTDATHYRYTLACILDLAGESREAVTLLQQALTDDVGLYPAHVRLARIYEDQHRTNPALEERRRAVASNPDDPSLLFDLGESLARAGELVEAHGVLRQAVAANPRSHRALYVLGFVAQQVGSTEEARAAYTTFLALAPSRFNDQKTEARRRLAALN
- a CDS encoding amidohydrolase — encoded protein: MLRRPGVTLLLLLAAACAPGTPPADLVVFGKVWTGDSAHPLAAAVATRGDTVVAVGDSATVARLVGDSTRVLHNPGGLVVPGFMDDHVHFLDGGFQLASVDLRDASSPEEFTRRLQAFALERRPGEWILGGDWDHEKWPGTPLPRKEWIDSVTPNNPVFVSRLDGHMGLANSLALKAAGIARGTKDIPGGTIVRDRRGEPTGVLKDEAMSPVFGVVPEPSEAQVDAALGRAMQHAASRGVTAVASVSAGWGQFAGLLRARERGALTLRVTLFPGLAGWRRVADTVAARGPGDDWIRLAGVKGFVDGSLGSTTALFFEPYADDPSTSGLLVTPEESLRAQIGGADSAGLQVVVHAIGERANALVLDIFDSVAQAHGPRDRRFRIEHAQHLRQAEVERMAAQGVVASMQPYHAADDGRWAGKRLGDRVGDSYVFRSLLDAKAHLVFGSDWTVAPIDPLLGIWAAVTRRTLDGRNPGGWLPEQRITVEEALRAYTSENAWAVFAEGTRGKLAPGYRADLVLLDHDLLTIAPETLDQATVRATVAGGRVVYQAP
- a CDS encoding P1 family peptidase; protein product: MRLPLLLLLPVVLAGGLAAQKPRARALGIPFTGTPGPLNAITDVAGVEVGQVTLIRGEGRLRVGNGPVRTGVTAVLPRGKSSVPVMAAWWTLNGNGEMTGTTWLEESGFLWGPVMITNTLSVGVVRDAVISWAVARSYDDFLWALPVVAETYDGGLNDIKGMHVTREHAFQALDGATTGPVAEGNVGGGTGMVCHQFKGGIGTSSRRFTVLEGGYTVGVLVQCNYGGRRRLSIAGVPVGPEIQGFEPCLTLPDPAESWLREVPRCGAARGDGPAATVREELGSIIVVLATDAPLLPHQLKRVARRIALGIGRMGGIGGDSSGDIFIAFSTANAAAGGVDSLATARFIPNDAINPVFEAAVDATEEAIVNAMVAAETMTGSDGFRVHALPTDQVLALLRRAGRIR
- a CDS encoding SDR family oxidoreductase, producing MTAPATPRPAALITGASGGIGLELARLCAKDGHDVVLVARTAEKLEEAAKYLAGMYGVRAEVIVADLRDAEAPVAIMEEVGRRGLVVDVLVNNAGVGLWGLFGRQDMQQVLDLIQLNLTSLTHLTRLALPGMVSRHRGRVLNVASAGGFAPGPLMAVYFATKSYVIHFSEAIHNELRGTGVTVTALCPGPVATGFGEAAGMQGVNLQALPGALDAAAVARAGYRAMRRGRPVVIPGLVMQLTILAGRLSPRWLVTHLTRWFQERKGT
- a CDS encoding type 1 glutamine amidotransferase encodes the protein MTLSGRKVLIFAASHYEELELWYPKIRLEEEGVTTVVAGVGEKTCLGKRGAYPVTVDAHVDELSSREFDGLIIPGGYAPDILRRHAKVLSLTREIFAAGEPVGFICHAGWVPISAGIVRGRRGTSVGAIRDDLVNAGMTWEDAPVVVDGNLISSRTPADLGHFMRAFLTALRAQH
- a CDS encoding nucleotide pyrophosphohydrolase, with the protein product MPLTDHQRRVDAWISQFEEGYFHPLTNLCRLTEEVGELAREVNHRFGQKTKKADEAPGDLAMEMADILFVLICMANREGIDLEAAFGRMMAKVEQRDTTRWTRKGGHPAPAQE
- a CDS encoding protein kinase; amino-acid sequence: MDPLAQRLAAALGDRYRIEGQAGQGGMATVYRARDLKHDRAVAIKVLRAELSAAIGGPRFLQEIEVSARLQHPHIVPLYDSGEADGILYYVMPFVEGESLRDRLTRERRLPFAEAVTLARETASALAYAHQRGIVHRDIKPENIMLSGGHAVVADFGIARALSAAQQGGGGNLTGIGFAIGTPAYMSPEQATASEVDGRSDQYALACVFYEMVTGAMPFAGQTVQAVLAKSLTGPRPKLSKVNREAPADADAPVARALDADPAKRFDSVTSFAAALEQAAGGGAGGMAERRRLRRLVVGLPLAVAAVAAVAWFFVPRGGVVVEGAERIAVLPFHASGAGVELMGEGMVDLLTTNLNAVGGIQAAEPRAVLAAWRKRGTDASDLEGALAVGRSVKAQAVILGSIVATGAQVRLSADLYGSGGKSLARAQVDGSSDSVLALVDSLSLRLVREIWRSNEPVPSVRVSGLTTGSLAAMREYLAGEQHYRRSAWDSAAAAFRRAIEQDSTFALAHYRLAATLGWSGGIGVAAGLEASDAARRFGNRLPPREHSLVIAYNLFSHQRLEAIDSARAYVAKYPDDVDGWFLLGETQFHSRQLVGYSPDQLRAPFDSVLARDSSLTPASIHLVETALSTRDRPRYETYLRVLQSSDNAVENQAYAGAGRLVFGDGLVDSATARAMLRYAASIGAAQLSIQQGDPSSDSLLARFESIRQFVSVSGLGMVQYYTGRGLLRASLGQLAAARADFDTVRTTNQDQAYGILLFPLLQGFAPADYAPEVRQRMLAAPRQNPFQVYYQAAVALNLGERTEGTRLLDSLLAHRDPKMPPKIYDVLRATRGWAAMMAGDTVGGLATMRSALEDVGAGWNSFMTAPLRLQMAAAMALRPETRDAGRRLLRHGFVTDLGLAPLATYALGRAEEAAGNRPAAAEAYAQFLAMWDKADPALAPRVAEVKDALSRVTGEPK
- the rsgA gene encoding ribosome small subunit-dependent GTPase A, encoding MVSGTVLERDGAAYRVLTADGEVRAVLRGKVKRDTPRVVVGDRVGLDLEGEGGMMGIAVVEERRSLLARRVPEGRGTRPVAANIDQVLVVTATIDPVPIPQLIDRLLVVAESNDLPAAVILNKTDLEPGTVLATRLEGAGYRVFRTSVRTGEGLEALRAALAGRVSVVTGPSGAGKSSLLNALEPGLGLRTGEISERIRRGKNTTVSAVMVPLEAGGFLVDTPGFSEVGLWGLAPRDLAHCFPEFRPRVDGCKYADCSHTHEPGCAVLGAVAAGAIDPGRHESYRVLLAELQSAPADWE